The sequence TAGCCGTTCATATCACCAATTCCTCTTCAACATTGCCCAAGTTTCCCGAAGGTCAAGTTTTTCCGTGGAAGCGATCTGCCAGCCAAACAATTGGATTCCTGCATAGTACACAAGAAATATAACCATATTTAGTACAAGTCCTAGCGGATGCTGGAAGATCCTATATCCGACAGGCATAAGCATATTGTTAGACCATACCATCAATAGAGGCCCTCCGATTACCCAAACACACGCAAACAAAATTGCTCTAATCATTTGCATTACTCCGCCGTATAAAGGTCAAAGATAGAATCCCACTCATAGCCACGAATCAGATGTAATGTATCCTCATTACCCATAAGCCACACAGCCCCGCCGTTCAACACACGCTCTACACCCCTGCTATATTTTGGAGGCTTGTAGTCGGGATCGGTAGGCCATGGCCATATACGCCAATGATCTTTATTATTCATCCCCCCACCACCCGAACCCCATATTTCAAATCATCCCAGTTCCCAGTATCGAAATGAAACCAGCTCATACCGGGGAATTCCTCAATCCGCCGGATATAACGATACCGCAGCGGTAAGCTATCTCTATTCACCTTAGGCTCCATACAGCCAACCCTACGCATATCAGCCCGTACCTCATCAGCCGTAACGTTCTTAAACTTGCAATCGAACGCCCTTCCGAACTTATGCTGACTAAGCTCCGATCCTTCTTCGCAATCAAATGGACGCAAGCCGGAATACTTAAATGGTCCACCCCACAGCCAGTCATTGACGGTGATCGGGCCATAAGTTTCTCTCAACCAGTCGAGAGTTATTAACGCTCTCTGATCGAAGGCCATCCACATAAGTTCCCCACGGTGCTTATGAGCTTCGTAGAATTCAGGATAGACTAGCTCTTCGATTCGGAAATGGTTTGGTTTGTAGATTCCTGTCATTTTCCTTCCTCCAATTTTTCCACCCGAGCCCGAAGCTCTTCAACTTCGTCCTTGAGTGAGCAGTTCTGTTCTTGCGCCTTTGCCGCTTCTAAAAAATCCTTAGTGACACGCTCAGTCGTTTCTAGCTGCGCTTTGGTTG is a genomic window of Maridesulfovibrio ferrireducens containing:
- a CDS encoding peptidase M15; the protein is MTGIYKPNHFRIEELVYPEFYEAHKHRGELMWMAFDQRALITLDWLRETYGPITVNDWLWGGPFKYSGLRPFDCEEGSELSQHKFGRAFDCKFKNVTADEVRADMRRVGCMEPKVNRDSLPLRYRYIRRIEEFPGMSWFHFDTGNWDDLKYGVRVVGG